The Rosa rugosa chromosome 1, drRosRugo1.1, whole genome shotgun sequence genomic sequence TTGTGGTTTTTTAAATGCTAGGAATGGACAAATAGGGAGGCTGGTAAGGTGTTGAAGCAAAATTCTGTACCAGACTGGCCATTACTAGCAACCTATCTGATTAGTGAAGCGAGTTACTTGAAATCTTCGAGATGGAACAACTATATATCTGCCTTACCAAGGCAGCCTTATTCACTTCTGTATTGGTAAGTTGACGTTTTCTAGTGATTGTTCCAGTGGTGGAGCTTTAGTGATCGAGTCTACTCTCAGATTTTGCTTTCTACAGCCTCTATATATCATTTCAGGACTCGCGAAGAGCTTGATCGATACTTGGAGGCATCACAGATTAGGCAGAGGGCAATTGAAAGAGTTACTAATGTTGTTGGAACGTATGGTGTTGCATTTGCTATTAAATCTTTGTTCTaaaattgtttgtttatttgttctCAACTTGATAAGTGGTTATACATTTGTAATTAGTAATTACTGTATCTTGTGCAGATACAATGATCTAAGGCTTAGGATATTCTCAAAGCACCCTGATTTATTTCCGGAAGAGGTATTAAACTTATGTCACAATTGAGGCCTGTTTTGTATGTATGCTAGTCGTGTCTGCTTGTAAATTCCCACTCTTCTTTGATGCCGTCGAAAAGCTTTTAACGCTATTTTCAGAGAGCCAGGTCAATTGTCAATCAACAATTTGCATACCCGTTTTACAATCTTAAGTATACTCAACCTTTTATATCTCCAAGACTCAAATAACATGAATCTCAAAACTATCCTTATCTCCAACCCATGTGTTTTCACTGTCAAAATACAATCACAACTTGTTTGATTTTGATATGTGTATCATTGTCCATCCTCCTTGTATTTTACAGGTATTCAACATAGAAACCTTCAAGTGGTCATTTGGAATTCTTTTCTCACGCTTGGTAAGTAACTACTTGATGATAATTCCATAGTaaaatttgcttctgcttctacATAATTGGTGTCAAATTGTTCTAGGAGTCTGTGTTTGACATCCATGATCCATGTGCGAATTAATATTTTGTTAATAGCAACAGAAAACACAATTTTATAATTTATTAAGATGTTATCATCAATATCAGGTCCAGAAAGGAAGAAATGACCTGAAAAACCTCTGTTCATTGTTTCTCTATCTCATCTATCTCTGCTCATGCATGTACTCTGGCCCTTGAAAATTACTTGAGCACTATAACATGTTTAAAACGTTGAAGGATCTACATTCTTTCTATGTTTGACTTCCTGCGTTGTCTAAGCACCAAAGGTCAGAAAATATGACATCCTTCAACTGGATGACATTATATGCATCTGTATCTTTCAACtcataagaaaaacaaacacaTTTTTACTATACAACTGAATCTGTATCTCTGGTAATTAAATACTATGTTGTTTGGATTCTTTATTGGATATTTCCTACATGATGTTGAAAATAATCCATATTAATGTTGAAAGACATTATTCATTTGCAGCAACTTATGACATAAAAGTCCTTGTTTCTCCTAATCACAGGTTCGATTACCCTCAATGGATGGGAAGGTTGCCTTGGTTCCTTGGGCAGATATGCTGAATCATAGTTGTGAGGTTTGTGGATGAGACTTTTTTTGATACAAATGATCAAAAGTATTATCTGTTTATCTTCATGAACTTACCCACTATCTGCATCTTAATTTGACTGGTGTAGGTGGATACGTTTTTGGATTATGATAAATCATCCCAGGGAGTTGTTTTTACAACAGATAGGCCATATCAGCCAGGTGAGCAGGTAACTATTGAATCTTGTTCTCAACTGTAAATGTAAATCAAGTAGAGGTTCATAGACAATACTGTAAAAAAGATAATTGAAAGCATGAATTTAAGGTTTCGTTCAAATGCATATATAGGCTAACCGTGTTCATTGCTTCTTATGACCTTCAGGTCTTTATTTCCTATGGGAAGAAGTCCAATGGAGAGCTGTTGCTATCATATGGGTTTGTCCCAAGCAAGGGCACCAACCCTAGTGATTCCGTTGAGTTGTCAGTTTCACTTCCAAAATCTGACAAATGTTATAAGGAGAAGTTGGAAGCTCTGAGAAAGTATGGACTATCAGCGTGAGTGTCTAAAAGCTCggtctttttcttctctttgagTGATTTTAAAGCCTTATTCGCACCTCAGAACGCCACAAGCAATTGCCAAGTTTTGGGTGACTAGTGTGAAGcatacttattagtcattttcgATCTCCTATTAACTCAGAAGAAGACGTCAACAGATTATCTTCACTTCATTTTTTATTCCATCATTCAATTGACTCCTTGCAGATGATTTCAAAATTTACTCTTTCCTCCGTTATGGAGTACTTTTAGTTCTAACACCAAATTGTGTGTTTCTTTTAAGCAGTACAGAGTGTTTTCCTGTACGAATTACTGGCTGGCCATCGGAGCTAATGGCATTTGCTTATTTAGCTGTCAGCCCTCCAAGTATGAACAAACAATTTGAAGAGGTGAAATAGTTTTATCATCTTTGTTGATCAATGTATATTGTAGTACGTATCTGAAATATCTTTGTTTGTAGATGGCTGCCGCAGCATCGAACAAATCTACCACCAGGAAGGATTTAAGATATCCTGAAATAGAAGAAGAAGTACTACAGTTCATATTGGATAGTTGTGAAGTTAGCATATCAAAGTATAACAAATTCTTACAGGTGAGGCCATAATTTGTATGAAAACTTATACTTCTGTTGATAAGAACACAATGCTATCACCTATGGGTAGGATGGAGGTAAGAGTTTCAAGCAGTTAAATTCACAGTTGATATGTGCTCACAGGCAAGTggttcaatggatttggacgtGACATCTCCAAAGCAGCTAAACCGAAGGTTGTTTCTGAAACAGCTAGCGGTGGACTTGTCTACTAGTGAGCAGAGAATCCTATTCCGTGCTCAATATGTAAGAACAATACTTCTTTTGCATCTACAAGATTGATCATTCTAACTAGTTTGTGATCAGAAAATTGTGGAGGACTTGATTTCTGAAACTGTGAAATTAAGAATAAATTCTCCAGAGTTTATTACATGTATTCGGTTTGCGTTATGCATTGCTATCATGTTTATGATTATATCTGTCTTATTTATTTTGCTGATACTGCATGGATTCAGATACTGAGAAGGCAACTGAGGGACATACGAAAGGGTGAACTGAGAGCTCTGACGATCTTCAATGGGTTCAGGAAGTTTTTTAAGTGAGAAAAGTCTCAACTGTGATTGCTCCTGGGTCTGCAGGTGTAAGCCATTTTCTGATGAACTCTAGCTCAGTTTACATCCAGTGAAATTTAATTATGAGTTTATCAGAACAGCCACCATCATCTGGAAGAAATACATGGTCAAAAGGATGCAATGCTACGTCACATGCAAATAccaaattggaaaacaaagCTATACTATAACAACGTATTTTGTAGTTGATTGTACTTATTATAGAACTACCGTGGACTCTCTTATTCTGTTCCAAGTTCCAACATTTACATTCTTGTGCTGTTCAATGAGTTCTGGGTAATAGATTGACTAGAGTCCATCCAAGATAGTACATTAATAtaattcagggttaattttattttacaaGATATTCTTTATCAAATCAATGAAGTAAACTTAGAAAAGTTGAAGGTACAATTCATCATTAGGGGGTATTTcacatacaagaaaaaattgAAGGGGCAATTAGGCaatttttcccttaaaaatGAAACacggagtgtgaatttcactctccGTAAAATATGCTAGAACACACAGACAATGTCTAAAAGAAGAGGAAGTCTTGATTCAGGTGATCTGACTATTGGATTGGTCCCATCGTCCAATTAAAATTGATATTATATAtaagaaaaaaatttcatagTCAAATATTCTCGTTTTGCCTTCCAAACATAGTTACGCTCACTAGCATTACATAGAAATAAATCACAATGAACAAGTATTTTCATTATGTAATTAGATTTCCTTCTGTTTGTATCATGGTAAATTGAGGAAGAGGAtgcaaatttctttttctcttcaacAAATCCAGTCAGCTAAATTCGTTACTAATAATAACTAGTGCGGCTGACCTCAAGTCACAACAAATTATCCTCGTGAATGTTAATTTTAAATATAAAATCCCATCTTTGACCAAATCGGAGTCCACTGTCCGCTGCCACATACCCAAGTAGCGGAGCCCCTCCTCGTCTCAAAATCTCAACCCCTTCTATCGAGTAATGGAGGGTTTAGCTTCCTTCAGGTCCCTCCCTTGTTTCACTTGCAGACCCAAACGCTCCATCTCCGCCACCGGACCCAActccctctctcttccttcctcCGCCATTGTTCGAGCTcaacaggttttttttttttttttttttggttctccAATTTCTCTGTCAATTTATTTCTACTGTCACGTCAAGTTTCGAATGAGTCACATTGATTTGATGTTAGGTTGCAATGGGCAGCGAATCGGAGCCGGTGAAAGACGAGCTGAAAATCAAGGAGTGGGAGGTGGGTATGTTTCACAACGAAGTTGCTGCGGCGCAGGGTATCAAGATCAGGAGGAGGCCGCCGACTGGGCCGCCCAAGCACTATGTTGGGCCTTTTGAGTTTCGACTGGAGAACGAGGGCAATACTCCCAGGAATATCTTGGAGGAGATCATATGGCACAAGGACACAGAAGTCGCCAGGGTATGTATATTTCCAACTTTTTACTCGTTTTTTTTGGTGTTGAAAGT encodes the following:
- the LOC133725861 gene encoding ribulose-1,5 bisphosphate carboxylase/oxygenase large subunit N-methyltransferase, chloroplastic, with translation MAEVSRILQSSFIPSFHSHPKSHTFQSHPLSFRRHPIQCSISTTESTKARVAQKIPWGCDIDSLENASALQKWLTDSGLPPQKMGIQRVEVGERGLVALKNIRKGEKLLFVPPSLFITADSEWTNREAGKVLKQNSVPDWPLLATYLISEASYLKSSRWNNYISALPRQPYSLLYWTREELDRYLEASQIRQRAIERVTNVVGTYNDLRLRIFSKHPDLFPEEVFNIETFKWSFGILFSRLVRLPSMDGKVALVPWADMLNHSCEVDTFLDYDKSSQGVVFTTDRPYQPGEQVFISYGKKSNGELLLSYGFVPSKGTNPSDSVELSVSLPKSDKCYKEKLEALRKYGLSATECFPVRITGWPSELMAFAYLAVSPPSMNKQFEEMAAAASNKSTTRKDLRYPEIEEEVLQFILDSCEVSISKYNKFLQASGSMDLDVTSPKQLNRRLFLKQLAVDLSTSEQRILFRAQYILRRQLRDIRKGELRALTIFNGFRKFFK